From the Homo sapiens chromosome 1, GRCh38.p14 Primary Assembly genome, one window contains:
- the C1orf202 gene encoding uncharacterized protein C1orf202 gives MAAPRFGGPRRGGAQHELLEKAARLERGPPPRGDPEAVGRRAVAGDGGSCSGCWCWRRLFRGPRRKKLRQAHARAGKEAPERGLWGPSSLQRLLQRLATWRRRYLRRKERPDRLEEIPLLVLDRAQGGHEAAAGPQSSVPGRPAQAAPARQPRRRSATRSRSPVAPPVHAQDCFFLFGQQKQ, from the coding sequence ATGGCGGCCCCCCGGTTTGGTGGCCCCCGGCGCGGCGGCGCGCAGCACGAGCTGCTGGAGAAGGCGGCGCGCCTGGAGCGGGGCCCCCCTCCGCGCGGGGATCCGGAGGCGGTCGGGCGGCGCGCGGTGGCCGGCGACGGCGGCTCCTGCTCTGGGTGCTGGTGCTGGCGGCGGCTGTTCCGCGGCCCGCGCAGGAAGAAGCTCAGGCAAGCTCACGCGCGCGCAGGCAAGGAGGCCCCGGAGCGCGGCCTGTGGGGCCCCTCGAGCCTGCAGAGGCTGCTTCAGAGGCTGGCGACGTGGAGGCGGCGCTACCTGCGGCGCAAGGAGCGGCCGGACCGGCTGGAGGAGATCCCGCTGCTGGTGCTGGACCGCGCGCAGGGCGGCCACGAGGCCGCGGCCGGACCCCAGAGCAGCGTCCCCGGGCGGCCCGCGCAGGCCGCCCCCGCGCGCCAGCCCCGCCGCCGGTCAGCCACGAGGAGCCGGTCCCCCGTTGCGCCCCCTGTGCACGctcaggattgtttttttctttttggtcaacAAAAGCAATAA